The DNA window ATTGAGGCCGCGTGACCCCCACCGAAGACCGTCGTCGATCCATGGCTTCTTCCCATTCTGTTCTCGTCACCGGCGCCACCGGCTTCGTCGGCTCCGTCCTCACCCGCCAGCTCGTCGATGCCGGGACCGACGTGCGCATCTTCCGGCGCGACACCTCGTCCCTCGACCTCTTGGGCACGTACGCCGAGCGGGTCGACCACGCGGTGGGCGACCTCCGGCGGGCCCGAAGCCTGTACGAAGCAATGCAGGGGGTCGACCGGGTCTACCACGTGGCGGCCAAGGTGAGTTTTGCGCGGGGCGACCGGGCGGCCGTCCGGCGCGTCAACGCGGACGGCACGGCCCACGTCGTCAACGCCGCCCTGAAGGCCGGGGTCGACCGGCTCGTGCACACCTCCAGCATCGCGGCCCTGGGCCGCCCGCCGGAGCCGGACGGGGCGATTGACGAGACGACCGAGTGGCAGGGCCTGCCCCACCGCTCCGCCTACGCCCGGTCCAAGCGCCGGGCCGAGTTGGAGGTGCACCGCGGCATCGCCGAAGGGCTCGACGCGACCCTCGTCAACCCTTCGCTCGTCTTCGGGGTGGGCGGGCCCGAGACCAACACGCGCCGCATCGTCGACGCGGTGCGCAGCGGCTGGCTGCTCGCCGTGCCGCCGGGCGGGACCAACGTGGTGGACGTGCGTGACGTGGCGGCGGGCCTGCGGGCGGCGATGCAGAAGGGCGAGACGGGCCGTCGCTACTTCCTAGGGGGAGAGAACCTGTCGTGGAGGACGCTCGCCACGACGCTCGCGGACGAATTTGGGGTGGCGCCGCCCCGCTACACGATTCCGCCGTCGCTTCTACGAGTCGGGGGCATGCTGGCCGAGGGCGTCGCCGCCCTCACCCGCACGCAGCCGGTCCTCGCACGCACCACGGCCCGAACCGCCGCCCGCACCTACCGCTACGACAACAGCCGTGCCCGCGCCGAGCTTGGGTGCACGTTTCGGCCCTTTGCGGAGACGGCCCGACGCGTCGCTGCCGTGCTGTCCGGGGACGCCCCGACGCCGTAGCCGAATGCGCTCGGGGACATCGCGCGTGGGGACACCGACGCGTCTCTTCCCCTCGTGCCCGGGGCCCTCGTCAACCTCCGAGTTCGGAGACGGCCCGTGCGATCGTGTACGGGACGAGCGCGATGACCAGGCCCAGCACCGCCACGGCAATCTGTTGCTGTCCGCCCCGCACGGCGTAGAAGTGGGTCGTGACGAAGATTCCGGCCCCCACCGAGCAAAGGATCGAGAGCGTCCAACAGAGGGTGCGGACCGCCCATCCTGCCCACGACAGAATCGACGATGAGGAGTCGCTGGAAGACATGGCGGGGGACGTAGTCGGTGGAAAAGGGAGGACGAACGGAACGGGCAGCCCAGGCACCGACCGGACGCGGCGTGCCGCCGATCGTGGCATGAAGGCGGGTGTGCCGAGGCGTTCCGGACAGGGTCACGTCCCGTCCGGGGTACGGTTGGGCCGGGACGCATCGGCGAAGACGCGACGCCCGGCCAGTGCCGTGCCGGCGACCATGGTCAGTCCCCCGCCAACGTACGCCATCGCAATTCCACCGGTCGCGTCCCCCAATCGAATTGGGAGGTCTGCGGGCATTGCGTCAATCACGAGACCGCCCGCGGCCACCGCGGCGCCGACCACGAGGGCAAAGCGAGAGAGTCGTTCTACGTACACGGAGGGAGACGTCACGGGGGCGCTAACGAGAGCCGGAAGTGCGTGGGGACGAGAAGAGTCTTCACGGTCGGGACCTGTGGTGCTTCATGTCTCTCCCACGTCCGCTGGAAAAATACGTTCGAGGCCTCAGCGCCCAGAA is part of the Salinibacter ruber DSM 13855 genome and encodes:
- a CDS encoding SDR family oxidoreductase, coding for MASSHSVLVTGATGFVGSVLTRQLVDAGTDVRIFRRDTSSLDLLGTYAERVDHAVGDLRRARSLYEAMQGVDRVYHVAAKVSFARGDRAAVRRVNADGTAHVVNAALKAGVDRLVHTSSIAALGRPPEPDGAIDETTEWQGLPHRSAYARSKRRAELEVHRGIAEGLDATLVNPSLVFGVGGPETNTRRIVDAVRSGWLLAVPPGGTNVVDVRDVAAGLRAAMQKGETGRRYFLGGENLSWRTLATTLADEFGVAPPRYTIPPSLLRVGGMLAEGVAALTRTQPVLARTTARTAARTYRYDNSRARAELGCTFRPFAETARRVAAVLSGDAPTP